The Methanobacterium sp. Maddingley MBC34 region TCTGGTTATCGTGAAGATGGAACTGAATCTGCCCGGAATAATGCATCTGGACTGGGAGTGGAGTATCATGAAGTATCCCTGGAAAGTGAGATGGGATTCTCCCTGGACGAGGCGGCTATGTTTTTCCAGACCGCATGTGTTCCCTGTGGTGTTTTTAGACGTTACCTTTTAAACCGCACCGCCCATCATCTGGGAGTTGATAAACTGGCCACTGGCCACAATCTGGATGATGAAGTTCAGTCTTTTCTTATGAGTTTTGCCCGGGCTGATGTGCGGCGTTTTGCCAAGTTCGGACCGAAACAGGAGCGCATTCACTCTAAGATGGTGCCAAGAATCAAACCACTGTGGCTGGTGCCGGAAAAAGAGGTGGGAATGTGGGCTATTATGAATGAAGTGGATGTGCACCTTGCAGAGTGCCCATATGCTTATCAATCCCTCAGGTCACGTTTGAAAGCTTACCTTAACCATTTGGAGGAGGAAAGGCCAGGTACCAAGATGAAGCTGCTGGAGTTTTTCCAGAAAAACCTGCAGATCGATAAAAAACCTGTTAAAATTCACCAGTGCCAGATATGTGGCGAACCATCATCTGCTTCCGTCTGCAAGGCCTGTGAAATGCAGGAATTTATAAAAAATGAGTTAGGATGAAAACGGATTTTATAAAATTAGAATGGGGATGGTTGTGATAAAAAAGTTGGGTGATAAATTAGGCCCTTATTAATGGGGTTAATGATTATGGTGTATATTAAGGATTAACTGACTAAACGGGTAACAGTCCCTACACCTTTACTCTTACCTTCCCGGAATATTAATCTTTGACCTTCACGGATTGCGTAAGGACGATATTTGAATCTCATTCTTATGGATCCGGTGTCCCCTGCAGATAAGTATTCCTGATTAATGGGGCGGAAACAGGTAGTTTCAGCTATGGTCTCGATGTGAGTTATGCACTCGTAACCATCCTTAATGGTAGTGGGGTGCACCAATATGGCCACATCGGCGTTAAATTCGCGCACTGCACGTGGATTGTAATCAGGGTGGCATATGATCATTCCTCTCCTGATTTCATCCATTTCCACACCTGAAATGGAAATTCCAACCACTTCGCCCACACCAGCACTTTCTTTTCGATAATGGTGCATTTCAATGGTTTTAACATTCACTGGAAGGAAATCACCAGAACTCGAAGGTCCTAAAATAAGTTTTTCACCCTTTTTAACCTTACCCTGCCTTATGGTACCACTCAACACAGTCCCCACACCCAG contains the following coding sequences:
- a CDS encoding TIGR00269 family protein (PFAM: PP-loop family~TIGRFAM: TIGR00269 family protein), which encodes MKHLDYQNFNQELENKVKNVITDYNLIDEGDRVAVALSGGKDSVLTLHILDKLLKENELDFELLAIAINEGISGYREDGTESARNNASGLGVEYHEVSLESEMGFSLDEAAMFFQTACVPCGVFRRYLLNRTAHHLGVDKLATGHNLDDEVQSFLMSFARADVRRFAKFGPKQERIHSKMVPRIKPLWLVPEKEVGMWAIMNEVDVHLAECPYAYQSLRSRLKAYLNHLEEERPGTKMKLLEFFQKNLQIDKKPVKIHQCQICGEPSSASVCKACEMQEFIKNELG